One genomic region from Electrophorus electricus isolate fEleEle1 chromosome 25, fEleEle1.pri, whole genome shotgun sequence encodes:
- the si:ch211-168k14.2 gene encoding phospholipase D1 isoform X1: protein MDLRGRPTLHELEHPDSVASHSLTGLDRRDLQDVNDVMELDVRCCPDCCGGTPPESKTNPFPVIYTFLPFKSLDCNVFLDSVPIQVQVTEVERFTSTRALNPNLYTVELNHGNFTWKIKRRFKHFQALHQELLKFKALLKIPLPHRIHSVQRRSIRSHQRFHGGHIPSLPHRPDALVKEEQLISRKMQLEDYLKNILKKPLYKNHPATLEFLEVSQISFVQDLGPKGIEGLILKKSGENTFPVCYWCGSNSVCYRWSKRWLVVKDSFVLYMRPKDGQVGTVILYDKGFHVKIGTHETGVRHGVTVENLCRALTIKCSTYRQARWWGHSIGEFAQRLGQDFLGENRHGSFAPIRENTKVQWFVNAAGYFDAIADALEGAKEEIFITAWWLSPEIFLKRPVVDGNTWRLDHVLKRKAEQGVKICVLLYKEVEVVLGLNSEYTKRTLTGLHPNIMVMRHPDHVPSAALLWAHHEKSVVIDQSLAFLGGIDLAYGRWDDSQHRLTDVGSVRRSPVPSPALSPSLTRFIPAATEEDEELKFSEVAQEEPPGGEREITDGAGEPSPVVEQGEAHSELAYPTGPHPVASEDSSACSSEDAEAKHCSSRNSLSSRTLPTREWYNKGLSLRSTDAYSLGLHHSLTLPHDTGSLRTQISSVELCGETRFWHGKDYCNFILKDWVKLNKPFDDFIDRYKTPRMPWHDVGVVVQGTAARDVARHFIQRWNFTKLVKKRSGATCYPCLVPRSPSAPSLPSEPRGALTQAGVQVLRSVCQWSIGTKVHEESIHLAYVSAIRNSKHFIYIENQFFISCAGKTIRNNIGDALTERILRAYRERTRFRVYVVMPLLPGFEGDISSGGGQAIKAIMFFNYRTMCRGEHSIIERLKRVMGDCWINYISFSGLRTHADLDGRLVTELIYVHSKLMIVDDCIVIIGSANVNDRSMLGKRDSELAVVVEDTERRASRMDGQAYQAGRFALSLRVECFRLVLGLPGDCSAGIRDPVSDRFYKEVWTATAARNASVYDKVFRCLPTDAVRSYKTLRDYTSRSCMATDDPIQACAELRKVCGFLVQFPFHFLCEENLFPSLNSKEGIMPVELWT, encoded by the exons ATGGATCTGCGGGGTCGTCCTACGCTTCATGAGTTGGAACATCCGGATTCGGTCGCAAGCCACTCCTTGACTGGCCTGGATCGCCGTGACCTTCAGGACGTCAACGACGTCATGGAGCTGGACGTGAGATGCTGCCCCGATTGCTGCGGCGGCACGCCCCCGG AATCAAAAACCAACCCCTTTCCAGTGATATACACCTTTCTTCCATTCAAGTCTTTGGACTGCAATGTGTTCCTTGACAGTGTGCCGATCCAGGTGCAGGTGACAGAGGTGGAGCGTTTTACATCTACCAGG GCATTAAATCCCAACCTGTATACCGTCGAGTTGAACCATGGGAACTTCacgtggaaaatcaaacgacgCTTTAAGCATTTCCAAGCACTTCATCAGGAGCTTCTCAAGTTCAAGGCCCTCTTAAAGATCCCACTGCCACATCGAAT tcATTCTGTCCAAAGGAGGTCGATCAGAAGTCACCAGAGGTTTCATGGAGGACACATTCCCAGTCTGCCCCACAGACCTGATGCTCTGGTCAAGGAAGAACAGCTAATCAGCAGAAAA ATGCAGCTTGAAGACTATCTCAAGAATATCTTAAAAAAGCCACTATACAAGAATCATCCTGCAACA CTTGAGTTCTTAGAAGTGAGTCAGATATCGTTTGTCCAGGACCTCGGGCCAAAAGGAAT TGAAGGTTTGATCCTAAAGAAATCTGGAGAAAACACGTTCCCAGTCTGTTACTGGTGCGGATCCAACAGTGTGTGCTATCGCTGGTCAAAAAG GTGGTTGGTGGTGAAAGACTCCTTTGTTCTCTACATGAGGCCCAAGGACGGCCAAGTAGGGACAGTGATTCTCTACGATAAGGGCTTCCACGTCAAAATCGGGACCCACGAGACCGGGGTCAGGCATGGAGTGACAGTCGAAAACCTTTGCAG GGCACTTACCATTAAGTGCTCCACGTACAGGCAGGCCCGCTGGTGGGGTCACTCCATCGGCGAGTTTGCCCAAAGGCTCGGGCAAGACTTCCTTGGAGAAAATCGCCATGGGTCTTTTGCCCCAATCAGAGAAAATACGAAAGTACAATG GTTTGTCAACGCAGCTGGGTACTTTGATGCCATAGCTGATGCCCTGGAAGGTGCAAAGGAGGAAATCTTCATCACAGCCTGGTG GCTGAGTCCAGAGATCTTTCTGAAGAGACCAGTGGTGGATGGAAACACTTGGAGATTAGACCACGTCTTAAAAAGGAAAGCc GAGCAAGGTGTAAAGATCTGCGTCTTGCTCTACAAAGAGGTGGAAGTTGTCCTGGGCCTCAACAGCGAGTACACCAAGAGGACTCTGACAGGCCTTCACCCCAACATCATG GTGATGCGGCACCCTGACCACGTCCCCTCTGCGGCGCTGCTCTGGGCTCACCATGAGAAATCGGTGGTGATTGATCAGTCTCTGGCCTTCCTGGGAGGCATTGACCTGGCCTACGGGAGATGGGACGACTCCCAGCACAGGCTGACCGACGTGGGCAGTGTGAGGAGAAGCCCTGTGCCCAGCCCTGCTCTGTCCCCCAGCCTCACCAGG TTTATTCCTGCGGCGAcagaggaggacgaggagctGAAGTTCAGCGAGGTGGCGCAGGAGGAACCgcctggaggagagagggagatcacAGATGGGGCAGGAGAGCCCAGCCCAGTGGTGGAGCAGGGAGAGGCCCACTCCGAGTTAGCGTACCCCACCGGACCCCATCCTGTGGCATCGGAGGACAGCAGTGCGTGCAGCTCTGAAGATGCAGAGGCCA AGCACTGTAGCAGTAGGAACAGTCTGAGCTCCAGAACACTGCCAACTCGAGAGTGGTACAATAAGGGTCTGTCACTGCGCTCCACTGACGCCTACTCACTGGGCTTGCACCATTCCCTGACCCTTCCTCATG ACACCGGCTCCCTCAGGACTCAGATAAGCAGTGTGGAGCTGTGTGGTGAGACCCGCTTCTGGCATGGCAAAGATTACTGCAACTTCATCCTCAAAGACTGGGTCAAGCTCAACAAGCCGTTTGATG ACTTCATTGATAGGTATAAGACTCCCAGAATGCCCTGGCATGACGTTGGCGTCGTGGTTCAGGGGACAGCCGCAAGAGACGTCGCCAGACATTTTATCCAGAGGTGGAACTTCACAAAG TTGGTGAAAAAGCGGTCGGGGGCAACATGTTATCCCTGCCTCGTGCCCAGGTCGCCATCGGCGCCCAGCCTGCCGTCGGAGCCGCGGGGGGCACTCACACAGGCCGGCGTTCAG GTGTtgaggtctgtgtgtcagtggtcCATAGGCACGAAGGTGCATGAGGAGTCCATTCATCTGGCCTACGTCTCAGCCATCCGGAACAGCAAACACTTCATCTACATAGAG aACCAgtttttcatcagctgtgctggGAAGACCATCCGCAACAACATCGGGGACGCTCTGACCGAGAGGATCCTTCGAGCATACAG GGAGAGGACGAGGTTCCGCGTGTACGTGGTGATGCCCCTGCTGCCTGGCTTTGAGGGCGACATCTCCTCTGGAGGGGGCCAAGCCATCAAGGCAATCATGTTCTTTAATTACAG GACGATGTGCAGAGGGGAGCACTCCATCATCGAGAGACTCAAACGTGTGA tgggtgacTGCTGGATCAACTATATTTCGTTCAGTGGTCTCCGCACCCATGCTGATCTGGATGGGCGCCTGGTCACCGAGCTCATCTATGTGCACAGCAAGCTCATGATAGTGGATGACTGCATTGTCATCATTG GTTCGGCGAACGTCAATGACAGGAGCATGCTGGGTAAACGGGACAGCGAGCTGGCGGTGGTGGTGGAGGACACGGAGCGCCGGGCTTCCCGCATGGACGGACAGGCCTACCAGGCCGGCCGTTTCGCCCTGTCTCTGCGCGTCGAGTGCTTCAG GCTCGTGCTGGGACTACCGGGGGACTGCAGCGCGGGCATCCGCGATCCCGTCAGTGACCGGTTCTACAAGGAGGTGTGGACGGCGACGGCAGCGAGGAACGCCAGTGTTTACGACAAG GTGTTCCGCTGCCTGCCCACGGACGCCGTGCGGAGCTACAAGACCCTGCGCGACTACACGTCCCGCTCCTGCATGGCCACCGACGACCCCATCCAAGCCTGCGCCGAGCTCAGGAAGGTGTGCGGCTTCCTGGTCCAGTTCCCTTTCCACTTCCTGTGTGAGGAAAACCTCTTCCCGTCGCTGAACTCCAAAGAGGGCATCATGCCCGTGGAGCTGTGGACGTAG
- the si:ch211-168k14.2 gene encoding phospholipase D1 isoform X2: MDLRGRPTLHELEHPDSVASHSLTGLDRRDLQDVNDVMELDVRCCPDCCGGTPPESKTNPFPVIYTFLPFKSLDCNVFLDSVPIQVQVTEVERFTSTRALNPNLYTVELNHGNFTWKIKRRFKHFQALHQELLKFKALLKIPLPHRIHSVQRRSIRSHQRFHGGHIPSLPHRPDALVKEEQLISRKMQLEDYLKNILKKPLYKNHPATLEFLEVSQISFVQDLGPKGIEGLILKKSGENTFPVCYWCGSNSVCYRWSKRWLVVKDSFVLYMRPKDGQVGTVILYDKGFHVKIGTHETGVRHGVTVENLCRALTIKCSTYRQARWWGHSIGEFAQRLGQDFLGENRHGSFAPIRENTKVQWFVNAAGYFDAIADALEGAKEEIFITAWWLSPEIFLKRPVVDGNTWRLDHVLKRKAEQGVKICVLLYKEVEVVLGLNSEYTKRTLTGLHPNIMVMRHPDHVPSAALLWAHHEKSVVIDQSLAFLGGIDLAYGRWDDSQHRLTDVGSVRRSPVPSPALSPSLTRFIPAATEEDEELKFSEVAQEEPPGGEREITDGAGEPSPVVEQGEAHSELAYPTGPHPVASEDSSACSSEDAEAKHCSSRNSLSSRTLPTREWYNKGLSLRSTDAYSLGLHHSLTLPHDTGSLRTQISSVELCGETRFWHGKDYCNFILKDWVKLNKPFDDFIDRYKTPRMPWHDVGVVVQGTAARDVARHFIQRWNFTKLVKKRSGATCYPCLVPRSPSAPSLPSEPRGALTQAGVQVLRSVCQWSIGTKVHEESIHLAYVSAIRNSKHFIYIENQFFISCAGKTIRNNIGDALTERILRAYRERTRFRVYVVMPLLPGFEGDISSGGGQAIKAIMFFNYRTMCRGEHSIIERLKRWVTAGSTIFRSVVSAPMLIWMGAWSPSSSMCTASS, encoded by the exons ATGGATCTGCGGGGTCGTCCTACGCTTCATGAGTTGGAACATCCGGATTCGGTCGCAAGCCACTCCTTGACTGGCCTGGATCGCCGTGACCTTCAGGACGTCAACGACGTCATGGAGCTGGACGTGAGATGCTGCCCCGATTGCTGCGGCGGCACGCCCCCGG AATCAAAAACCAACCCCTTTCCAGTGATATACACCTTTCTTCCATTCAAGTCTTTGGACTGCAATGTGTTCCTTGACAGTGTGCCGATCCAGGTGCAGGTGACAGAGGTGGAGCGTTTTACATCTACCAGG GCATTAAATCCCAACCTGTATACCGTCGAGTTGAACCATGGGAACTTCacgtggaaaatcaaacgacgCTTTAAGCATTTCCAAGCACTTCATCAGGAGCTTCTCAAGTTCAAGGCCCTCTTAAAGATCCCACTGCCACATCGAAT tcATTCTGTCCAAAGGAGGTCGATCAGAAGTCACCAGAGGTTTCATGGAGGACACATTCCCAGTCTGCCCCACAGACCTGATGCTCTGGTCAAGGAAGAACAGCTAATCAGCAGAAAA ATGCAGCTTGAAGACTATCTCAAGAATATCTTAAAAAAGCCACTATACAAGAATCATCCTGCAACA CTTGAGTTCTTAGAAGTGAGTCAGATATCGTTTGTCCAGGACCTCGGGCCAAAAGGAAT TGAAGGTTTGATCCTAAAGAAATCTGGAGAAAACACGTTCCCAGTCTGTTACTGGTGCGGATCCAACAGTGTGTGCTATCGCTGGTCAAAAAG GTGGTTGGTGGTGAAAGACTCCTTTGTTCTCTACATGAGGCCCAAGGACGGCCAAGTAGGGACAGTGATTCTCTACGATAAGGGCTTCCACGTCAAAATCGGGACCCACGAGACCGGGGTCAGGCATGGAGTGACAGTCGAAAACCTTTGCAG GGCACTTACCATTAAGTGCTCCACGTACAGGCAGGCCCGCTGGTGGGGTCACTCCATCGGCGAGTTTGCCCAAAGGCTCGGGCAAGACTTCCTTGGAGAAAATCGCCATGGGTCTTTTGCCCCAATCAGAGAAAATACGAAAGTACAATG GTTTGTCAACGCAGCTGGGTACTTTGATGCCATAGCTGATGCCCTGGAAGGTGCAAAGGAGGAAATCTTCATCACAGCCTGGTG GCTGAGTCCAGAGATCTTTCTGAAGAGACCAGTGGTGGATGGAAACACTTGGAGATTAGACCACGTCTTAAAAAGGAAAGCc GAGCAAGGTGTAAAGATCTGCGTCTTGCTCTACAAAGAGGTGGAAGTTGTCCTGGGCCTCAACAGCGAGTACACCAAGAGGACTCTGACAGGCCTTCACCCCAACATCATG GTGATGCGGCACCCTGACCACGTCCCCTCTGCGGCGCTGCTCTGGGCTCACCATGAGAAATCGGTGGTGATTGATCAGTCTCTGGCCTTCCTGGGAGGCATTGACCTGGCCTACGGGAGATGGGACGACTCCCAGCACAGGCTGACCGACGTGGGCAGTGTGAGGAGAAGCCCTGTGCCCAGCCCTGCTCTGTCCCCCAGCCTCACCAGG TTTATTCCTGCGGCGAcagaggaggacgaggagctGAAGTTCAGCGAGGTGGCGCAGGAGGAACCgcctggaggagagagggagatcacAGATGGGGCAGGAGAGCCCAGCCCAGTGGTGGAGCAGGGAGAGGCCCACTCCGAGTTAGCGTACCCCACCGGACCCCATCCTGTGGCATCGGAGGACAGCAGTGCGTGCAGCTCTGAAGATGCAGAGGCCA AGCACTGTAGCAGTAGGAACAGTCTGAGCTCCAGAACACTGCCAACTCGAGAGTGGTACAATAAGGGTCTGTCACTGCGCTCCACTGACGCCTACTCACTGGGCTTGCACCATTCCCTGACCCTTCCTCATG ACACCGGCTCCCTCAGGACTCAGATAAGCAGTGTGGAGCTGTGTGGTGAGACCCGCTTCTGGCATGGCAAAGATTACTGCAACTTCATCCTCAAAGACTGGGTCAAGCTCAACAAGCCGTTTGATG ACTTCATTGATAGGTATAAGACTCCCAGAATGCCCTGGCATGACGTTGGCGTCGTGGTTCAGGGGACAGCCGCAAGAGACGTCGCCAGACATTTTATCCAGAGGTGGAACTTCACAAAG TTGGTGAAAAAGCGGTCGGGGGCAACATGTTATCCCTGCCTCGTGCCCAGGTCGCCATCGGCGCCCAGCCTGCCGTCGGAGCCGCGGGGGGCACTCACACAGGCCGGCGTTCAG GTGTtgaggtctgtgtgtcagtggtcCATAGGCACGAAGGTGCATGAGGAGTCCATTCATCTGGCCTACGTCTCAGCCATCCGGAACAGCAAACACTTCATCTACATAGAG aACCAgtttttcatcagctgtgctggGAAGACCATCCGCAACAACATCGGGGACGCTCTGACCGAGAGGATCCTTCGAGCATACAG GGAGAGGACGAGGTTCCGCGTGTACGTGGTGATGCCCCTGCTGCCTGGCTTTGAGGGCGACATCTCCTCTGGAGGGGGCCAAGCCATCAAGGCAATCATGTTCTTTAATTACAG GACGATGTGCAGAGGGGAGCACTCCATCATCGAGAGACTCAAACGT tgggtgacTGCTGGATCAACTATATTTCGTTCAGTGGTCTCCGCACCCATGCTGATCTGGATGGGCGCCTGGTCACCGAGCTCATCTATGTGCACAGCAAGCTCATGA